A stretch of Halomonas elongata DSM 2581 DNA encodes these proteins:
- a CDS encoding acyl-CoA thioesterase, with amino-acid sequence MERVRLEFPEADIRHRHPMSVRITDMNYGRHLGHDAAVSLMHEARVQALASLGLSEGDMEGYLCVVADLAVQYQTESRWPDSLVVDTAIPAPSRKAIAVYHRLRRESDARSVATARLNLMLIDPDTGRPAPVPATLADRLMGND; translated from the coding sequence ATGGAGCGCGTCAGGCTCGAATTTCCCGAAGCGGACATTCGCCATCGCCATCCCATGTCGGTGCGTATCACCGACATGAATTACGGACGTCACCTCGGTCATGACGCTGCGGTGTCGTTGATGCACGAGGCGCGCGTTCAAGCCCTGGCCAGTCTGGGGCTTTCCGAGGGTGACATGGAGGGCTATCTCTGCGTGGTGGCGGATCTGGCGGTGCAGTATCAGACCGAGTCACGCTGGCCGGATTCCCTGGTGGTCGATACCGCCATTCCGGCCCCATCGCGCAAGGCTATCGCGGTCTATCATCGCCTGCGCCGTGAGTCGGATGCCCGCAGCGTGGCAACCGCGCGTCTTAACCTGATGCTGATTGATCCCGATACGGGACGCCCAGCGCCGGTACCCGCTACCCTGGCAGACCGTCTGATGGGGAATGACTGA
- a CDS encoding phosphoribulokinase has product MSREYPIIAVTGSSGAGTTTVKRTFERMFAREDVHAAFVDGDAFHRYTRQELARMFREEPERKDELSHFAVEANLLDKLEELFLEYGENGVGTYRHYIHAEDKSMIEAGYQVGTFTEWQSLPSGTDLLFYEGLHGGLVTAEHDIARHVDLLVGVAPTMNLEWIQKIDRDIQARGYTQEAVIDTILGRMDDYVRYILPQFSRTHINFQRVPTVDTSNPFEVQDIPTDAESFVVIRFRDPATVDFPYLLAMIQDSFMSRPHTLVVPGSRLSLAMELILAPLVRHLLAQRRFR; this is encoded by the coding sequence ATGTCCCGGGAGTATCCGATCATCGCCGTCACCGGCTCGTCCGGGGCGGGTACGACCACCGTGAAACGCACCTTCGAGCGCATGTTCGCCCGCGAGGACGTGCATGCGGCCTTCGTCGACGGCGATGCCTTTCATCGCTATACCCGCCAGGAACTGGCGCGCATGTTCCGCGAGGAGCCCGAGCGCAAGGACGAACTCTCGCATTTCGCGGTGGAAGCCAATCTGCTCGACAAGCTCGAGGAACTGTTCCTGGAGTATGGCGAAAACGGCGTCGGCACCTATCGGCATTACATCCATGCCGAGGACAAGTCGATGATCGAGGCCGGCTATCAGGTCGGCACCTTCACCGAATGGCAGTCACTGCCCTCGGGCACTGACCTGCTGTTCTACGAAGGGCTGCACGGTGGCCTGGTCACTGCCGAGCATGACATCGCCCGGCATGTCGACCTGCTGGTGGGCGTGGCGCCGACCATGAACCTGGAGTGGATCCAGAAGATCGATCGCGACATCCAGGCGCGGGGTTACACCCAGGAAGCGGTGATCGACACCATTCTGGGTCGCATGGACGACTATGTGCGTTACATCCTGCCCCAGTTCTCGCGGACCCATATCAATTTCCAGCGCGTGCCCACGGTGGATACCTCCAACCCCTTCGAGGTGCAGGACATCCCCACGGATGCCGAGTCCTTCGTGGTGATCCGCTTCCGCGACCCCGCCACGGTGGACTTCCCGTATCTGTTGGCGATGATCCAGGACTCCTTCATGAGCCGCCCCCACACCCTGGTGGTGCCCGGGTCGCGCCTGTCGCTGGCCATGGAGCTGATCCTGGCTCCTCTGGTGCGACACCTGCTGGCTCAGCGGCGTTTTCGCTGA